Part of the Clostridium sporogenes genome, TAAATATCTTTTCCTTTTATATGCCTATATTTTAAATTTTTTTTATTCAAAGTATTTTCTATATCCTTTCCCATATCACCTATTAATATGACTTTTACATTACTATCTACAAATAAGCCTTCAGGATTTAGTCTTTCTATTTCCTTTAAAGTACTTTCTGGAATGCTATTTTTCTTAGTAAAAAGTATAGGAGCATTTATAGGATCATGAGAAACTCTAGCAGCTAACATAGCATCTTCTATTTTATCACTTCTAACTAATATAACTGCATTAGGTCTATCTTCTTTAGAAGTAGCTGGGTAAGCTATTTGTGATATAGATGTACAAGTCTCATATAAATCCTTTCCCTCTATCCTGACTGTATTTGCAGTAACTCTTTGGTATTTATTTTCATTTTTTATAGTGCTTTTATTATTTATATTGATTTTATTTTTATAATAATTAGGTTTATAAAAAAACAATAAACATATAAGAAAAAAGGAAATTACAAAAATAATAGTTAAAACTATTTTATATATTTTATTTAAATTCTCATTTGTAATCAATCTATCACCTCTTTTTCATACCTATAAATTTTTAGTAAAGAAAAATAATTTATTATAAAGTACCCATTTTCTTACCATTTCTAACTAAAATCCAATTAGGAATATATGCGATTAAAAATCCTATGAATGCTGATAAAAACATAAAGCCAAACCATAATATATTATCTTCACGAAGCATGCTAGGAGAATAAGACATATTAAACCACCACATACTTAGCATCATTCCTAATGAAATTGATGTAATAGAAATAAAAGCTAAAAGCAATGATTCTTTTACCGCATCTTTATATTTGCTACTCTTCATTTCTATTAATATAGTAGGCATAAAAACAAATAAATCTAATAAAAAAGCTATTAAGTAGGATATTATCATTTTTATTATCATAGGATTACCTAATAAATAACCTCCATATCTAGCATAGAAAGAAATTAATGGTGACCCTATATACATTAATATATAATTTACTACAATTATGCTAGAGGCTCCAAAGGCTAATCCAGATAAAGTTGCTACAGAGGTTTGTTTCCATAAAGACCTGAGATACATGATCTTTCCGTTAATCTTTATCCAAGGAGAATTTATATAAGATATTACATAAAACCATATTCCTATAGGCCCTAAAACTAGTACTATAAGTATCCACATAAACTTTATTAATATACTTAACTTTTTCATTCTAAGATATAAATGAAGAGAAACCCATATAGCACCTAGTATGGATATTAAACTAAATATTATAGAAATACCATCCAATCCGCTAACTGCCTGATCCCCCATAGTTTTATAAGGTTGAATTTCTTGAGTATAATCAACTCTACTTTGAATTGAAAAAGGTAATATATCTTCATTACCTATTACCCACGAACTATTATAAGGTCCTTCCGCTGGAGTTACCCAATAATTAGGCTTCATTCTCCAGAGATAGTTTTCTGTTAGGGGAGATAAATAATTCTTATCCGTCCAAAGAATTGGTCCTACTTTTCCTTTAAGTGCAAGTTGACTTCCTACTAAAGCCATTAATGGCTCTTCCTTGGAGCATAATATAAAATTGTGATTGCTATCATCTCTACTTCTATTGCTATGCCACCCAAAACCTTCTTCTCTATCATAAAACTTAGCAAAGTTAATAGCGAAATTTTCAGGGTTATATCCATAAACTTTCTGCACAGGTACTTTTAAAGATTTAATAGCTTCCTCATCAACATTATTTTTCTTTCCAATTACATATATCTTACTTATATTAGGCAATATTTTTTTTGAAGAACTATAAAGTTTTTTTTCATTATTTAAATACAGTGGCACTCCTCCATTTTGAACCATCCATGTAGCTGTTGGAACCGTCATTAACGGATCCTCATCTGAGACTATATAGCCATAGCATTTATCAGAATTAGAAAAAACACTATTATAGACTTTCTCCAAAAGGCTATTTGTATCTTTATAATTTATATTAGTTACCCTTATACCTCTTCTTTCTAAATTGTTTTTTAATGTATTTATGTTATCACCACAAATAATAACTTGTGCATTATTTAATTTTGGAATACCCTTTGGTTCTAATTTATTTATATAATCTAAAAGAGAGCTTTCATCTTTTTCATTAAAAGGTATTATAATGCTATTATATTTTTTAACAAGGGGCATTAAAGCTAATATATCCTTCCAATTATCTCCCTTGCAAATAATTAATCCGTTAGGCTTACCTTCATAGTTGAAAGCTGGGAACAATATATCTGTAACTTTAGTACCTATCTCTTTTGAAGATTTCCCCAAAACCCTAATAGTATTTCCTGTATTTAAATGAATCCTATTATTTTCATGTTTTATTTCACTAGGAAAAATAACATTTTTAACAATTCTAATCTGCCCTAAAATTAATATTGCACATAAAAATACAGCTATACCTGTGGATAGCTTTTTCATGTAAGATCCCCTCCATTACTACTTATTAAATAAATATAACTATGTATTAATATTTCCTTTTTATTTAAAATTAATGCACAAAAGCAATCCCTATTAATTTTTTTCATATATGTCACTATATCTTTTTATGAATAACAAAAGAACTGCCTATATAAGCAGTTCTTTTAATCTTTTAAAAACAAACTCCACATAATTTATGTCATAATTCTACCCTAACCTATTTAAATATAGTTTGTTTTATATTACTATGTACTTTTAATTATAAGTAAACAATTTAATAACCTAAATTTTCTCCAAGGATTAACACCTTTATTCTCCCTTTAATAAACTGTCCCCTAATTACCACAAAATCATTACAGATTCTATTTGGACTTTTACAATCAACACAATAACCAAGTTTTGTACATGGTGTGTCTTTATTTAATCTTTTTGCATCAATAGGAGCAGCATAGCTTCTTACCCTATTTTCAGCCTCTTCTATGTTTTTAACAATTTTATTTATTCCAACTATAAGAATAACCTGTTTAGGTCCATATATCATCGGCGCAACTCTACTTCCATTCCCATCTATATTATAAAGTTCTCCACTTTCTGTTATGGCATTAGTACTACAAATAAAAGTATCTGTAGAAAAATTGTTAATATATATCTCTCTTTTTTCATCACTTGTCAGTCTATCTTGGTATTTATCTAAAAAATTAAAATTTCCACTTCTTAAAAAATCTATTACCCCAGCTTCAAAAAGAGTCATTGAATCTCCTACACCAACTATTGAACCTTCTGGTATAAGCTCCTTTAATTTTTCAAATAATTGATCTATATTATTAATATAATATCCTTCCATATTACGGCTATTTAGATTTTTTATAGTTCTTTCAGCCTGCTTTTCAATATACCATGCAACATTTTTATCCATGTTTCTACCACTCCTAAAATTAAATTTCTAAATAAATAAGCCAGTATTGCATGTATCTCTGGAACTTAGACTTAATAAACTTTATTTTACATTGTAAAATTCATAAAGAAATAATTAACATGCATCTTTATTTGAAGAATATGCTATATCATATTCTTCTTTAGTACCAACATTGAATATTTATAATCTATAGTATATTAATCCTAATTAAAACCACTTCTTTGATTTTAATATATTTAGGTTCGTACTAAAAATAAAACTATTTTTAACTTTCAATATTATAAACCCTTTCAAATAAATCTGGGTAATCTATAACAACCCCTTCTTTATCCACGAAAAACTCCGCTGTAAACCCATTGTTTAAATTTTCATATCTATATTTATAACCATTAAGATTTGAGTCTAAGCAAGTATACCGCTGTTTTACAGGTGTTAAACTATAATTATAAACGTCCACATAAACTACCTTTATTTCTTTTGACTCCCCTACCTTTAATAATAACCGTTTGATTGGAATTGTATTTGTAAAAGGTGTAATAGAAATATCAATATCTATACAACCTTTCAAATCTTCTACTAATTCATTAGTATCATTTGTCCAATTCCCATTTCCATCTGATTGTAATATAATATTTTTATGTTTATCACAAAATATCTGTATATCAAATTTATTAACTTTCCAATCTAAATCGCAGTATACATTGTACAATATACGAACTGGCATATTATCTCTCATTGTTAAAATAACTGAATTTACTTTAATATTCTCATGGTTCTTTAATAATAATAAATGTTCTAATCCTACACCATTAAATGTCTTCCACATTACATCCATACTAATGTTATTTTCTTCTTTAATTAATCCCATATCTTTCCACTCTTTCTTAAAAATCTATTTTAGATAATTTTACCAAACATATGTTTAAGAGTCAATTTTTATCAATAATCTCTCTTTAACAAAATAAGAATCTACCATCTAAGCTAGTAGATTCTTATTTATCAAATAATGAGATCTGAATATTTCCCTCAGTATTCATTTTTTCTTTCATGGCCTTAGTATAACCACTAGACAGATTATATTTATCTCTTAATTCATTAACTACTAAATATAATTTTTCTTTATACTCTTTACTTGCTCCATCTTTTCTATATAAGACTTGTAACTTTTCATATAAATGTGTATATTCTTCTTTTATAAAATTAAAAAATATCCCCCTAGTATCTCCTCTTAAATAAAGAGTTCCTGGTAATACATAGTTAACTTTACAGTCACTTGTCATCTTAAACATACTATGAAAATTCTCATAACTATCAGTAATATATGGTATTATTGGCATAACATGCAACCCAGTACTGGCGTTAGTTTTTCTAAACTCTTTTAAAACTTCAAACCGCTCTAAGCTTGTTGCTCCAAATGGCTCTATCTTTCTTCTAACACTTTCATCCATAGTAGTTATTGTTTCTGCAATATTAACATAAGTTATTCTTGATAGTTCATCTATTAAATCATAATCTCTTAGTATAAGTTTTGATTTTGTTGAAATTATAGCTGGTGTTTTGTACTTTATAAAAAGTTTCAATATTTCAGGCATAAGTTTATATTTAGCTTCTACTGGCTGATAACTATCAGTTACACCGCCAATATTTACAACTTCTCTCTTCCAACTATTATTTCTTAACTCTTTCTCTAATTCATCTACTATATTAGTTTTTATATGAATATCTGTAAAAAAGTCTACTGAGTCTAAATATTTATGACAATACACAGCATAACAATATTTACACCCATGTTGGCATCCTCTATAAATATTTAAATCCCATCCATAAGGTATTTTCCTCTTTAATTTATTTAAAGCACTTTTACAATTTTCCTCTTTAAATATTATTTTATCCATACCAATATTCCTTTTATCTTATTAAATATTAAAAGCTAAATTACCTATTTTATAACCAACTAACAATATAAAAACACTTATTTATATTACTTCTTTCTAATTGGTACCCAAACTTCAAATTTTGCATTAGTTGGATCTTCATTTAAATATAATTCAATATCTGGTGCATCTGCATATTCATACCCTGACATTGGTAACCACTCTGTAATTATTCTATTTTAAATCTAAATTTTCTTCCTTCATTTATATACTTCAATAAAAACAGCTCATCTTTTTTTACTTTTGCTATAATATTTACTCTATCATCTTTTTCTATATCCTTAAGCACTATCTGCAATTCTCCCATATATCTTAAATACCCTTTATTGTCTAAAGTTATGTCTCCTAGCTCCCTTTCTATTGTATTAAATGGCTGTATTATATCTTGATTTAACATAAGTCTTGCTTCTGCTGCCCTTATAACGCTTTCTGCCGCATCAGTTCTATTTGTATAAAAATCATTATTTAAATAATTGTATGCTATTAAAGAATCATCCTGTAAGCTTACACTTAGCTCTATTATATCCTCTTTAGTCATCCCAACTTCCATTATTTCTTCCTTTGATGGCATTGAGTCTCCAAAGAAAATATTGTCTACACCCATTGCAAATAGATGCTTTGCAGATAAATAAGGCTTCATAAATCTATGTCTTTCAATTGTAGGTAATCCTTCATATATAGGTCCTCTTTTTCCTACTAAAGAAGGTATAAATGCTGAAATTTCTACTCCTAATTCCTTTAGCATAGCATTCTTTTTTAAAAACAAACTCTCTGAAATCCCTGTATCTTTTCTAGGATAATAATTATGACATGCTTGAATGTTTTTATAGTTAACATTATACTTATTTAATTTGTTAAAGAAATCTTTTGTCACTGTT contains:
- a CDS encoding lactate utilization protein, producing the protein MDKNVAWYIEKQAERTIKNLNSRNMEGYYINNIDQLFEKLKELIPEGSIVGVGDSMTLFEAGVIDFLRSGNFNFLDKYQDRLTSDEKREIYINNFSTDTFICSTNAITESGELYNIDGNGSRVAPMIYGPKQVILIVGINKIVKNIEEAENRVRSYAAPIDAKRLNKDTPCTKLGYCVDCKSPNRICNDFVVIRGQFIKGRIKVLILGENLGY
- a CDS encoding putative glycolipid-binding domain-containing protein; the encoded protein is MGLIKEENNISMDVMWKTFNGVGLEHLLLLKNHENIKVNSVILTMRDNMPVRILYNVYCDLDWKVNKFDIQIFCDKHKNIILQSDGNGNWTNDTNELVEDLKGCIDIDISITPFTNTIPIKRLLLKVGESKEIKVVYVDVYNYSLTPVKQRYTCLDSNLNGYKYRYENLNNGFTAEFFVDKEGVVIDYPDLFERVYNIES
- a CDS encoding DUF871 domain-containing protein, with protein sequence MGKGISVFLGMDNSIDEILELIKIAKNNGYDRIFTSLHIPEANYEAIVESFKKVLDIAKEINMKIIADISPKGFEYLGIKDMDLSKIREMGIDVLRLDFGFTNEQIAKFTNNNLGIKVELNASTVTKDFFNKLNKYNVNYKNIQACHNYYPRKDTGISESLFLKKNAMLKELGVEISAFIPSLVGKRGPIYEGLPTIERHRFMKPYLSAKHLFAMGVDNIFFGDSMPSKEEIMEVGMTKEDIIELSVSLQDDSLIAYNYLNNDFYTNRTDAAESVIRAAEARLMLNQDIIQPFNTIERELGDITLDNKGYLRYMGELQIVLKDIEKDDRVNIIAKVKKDELFLLKYINEGRKFRFKIE
- a CDS encoding DUF4396 domain-containing protein — encoded protein: MKKLSTGIAVFLCAILILGQIRIVKNVIFPSEIKHENNRIHLNTGNTIRVLGKSSKEIGTKVTDILFPAFNYEGKPNGLIICKGDNWKDILALMPLVKKYNSIIIPFNEKDESSLLDYINKLEPKGIPKLNNAQVIICGDNINTLKNNLERRGIRVTNINYKDTNSLLEKVYNSVFSNSDKCYGYIVSDEDPLMTVPTATWMVQNGGVPLYLNNEKKLYSSSKKILPNISKIYVIGKKNNVDEEAIKSLKVPVQKVYGYNPENFAINFAKFYDREEGFGWHSNRSRDDSNHNFILCSKEEPLMALVGSQLALKGKVGPILWTDKNYLSPLTENYLWRMKPNYWVTPAEGPYNSSWVIGNEDILPFSIQSRVDYTQEIQPYKTMGDQAVSGLDGISIIFSLISILGAIWVSLHLYLRMKKLSILIKFMWILIVLVLGPIGIWFYVISYINSPWIKINGKIMYLRSLWKQTSVATLSGLAFGASSIIVVNYILMYIGSPLISFYARYGGYLLGNPMIIKMIISYLIAFLLDLFVFMPTILIEMKSSKYKDAVKESLLLAFISITSISLGMMLSMWWFNMSYSPSMLREDNILWFGFMFLSAFIGFLIAYIPNWILVRNGKKMGTL
- a CDS encoding SPL family radical SAM protein, with amino-acid sequence MDKIIFKEENCKSALNKLKRKIPYGWDLNIYRGCQHGCKYCYAVYCHKYLDSVDFFTDIHIKTNIVDELEKELRNNSWKREVVNIGGVTDSYQPVEAKYKLMPEILKLFIKYKTPAIISTKSKLILRDYDLIDELSRITYVNIAETITTMDESVRRKIEPFGATSLERFEVLKEFRKTNASTGLHVMPIIPYITDSYENFHSMFKMTSDCKVNYVLPGTLYLRGDTRGIFFNFIKEEYTHLYEKLQVLYRKDGASKEYKEKLYLVVNELRDKYNLSSGYTKAMKEKMNTEGNIQISLFDK